DNA from Sorex araneus isolate mSorAra2 chromosome 6, mSorAra2.pri, whole genome shotgun sequence:
gttactgagaccgctcgagaaaatcgacaatcaacgggatgatgatgatgatgatgatgatgatgatgatgatgataaaatgaaATACTGTGCATTTATTTAATTgtcctcattattattattattacttagctactatctttattattattgttcttaGCAAGGAAAAAGTAGATATTGAACAAATAtgggacaaagagatagtacaggggttaaggaacttgccttgcattctgctgacccaggtttgaatctcaaccatcacatatggttccccagtgcACTGTCAGGGTTCCCTTCTAAGCACAGCAAGGAATAGCCACCtatcatcactggatgtggcccagatcCCCCCAATAAAATAAGATGAAGCAAAACTGATTAATATGAGCAGGATTTCATAACACAAGTTTGCTTTGTTGTTGGAATTCCTGCCATGAATCATTGTTCTGTTTTTGCATCACTTCTCCTAATGATGAAATTTCAAGGAGCTACAAAGAGCTAGGTAGGTAAATCTATGTCCCCCAACGGTACCCCCAAGGCCCCTGGGAACAGAGTTGCTATGAGAACATCTAAAGAGACAAGTACACACTTAAGTGATACTTTGAGCATAATGCGCTTCACAAAGTGATCATTCAGTAAAAAAAGTAGCTATCATCATTTACTATCACCCCATTAGAGGTCAGAAAGAGTTACTTTAGGTCAACCATCTCTTTAAGGAGGTTTAAAGTCAGATTTTTGCATCTTGTGCCAGCCACTAAAATGATCTACTAATCTCAGCCCTTGAGGAGCTCGCATTTCAACCTGGGGGTTGAAtagtaacaagtaatataaaggcAGATGAGAGAGTAGGACTCTGTACAAAATATTGAGAcaacagagagagcaagagtttctgcttgggggctggagcgatagcacagcgggtagggcgtttgccttgcacgcggccgacccgggttcgaatcccagcatcccatatggtcccctgagcaccgccaggagtaattaatcagtgcatgagccaggaatgacccctgtgcattgccgggtgtgacccaaaaaggaaaaaaaaaaagagtttctgctTGAAGAAATAACAGACATCATAGTTCCTTCATGACAGTGACTGATTATTGTCTGCAGGGCTGTTTACATGCTGTTGCAATCCAGACATGGCTCAATGGGCTGACGTGCcacctttgcatgtgggaggcctggctcaatccctgacatcacacgATTcttccaagcattgccaagagcaaccaagcccagagtagcccctgagcccaaCTGAGAGGGGcctccaaagcaaaaataaataaatagataaaataataaataaaaactgttgaaacattaaaagaaaattgttatCCTCTTTGGCCCCCACTGCACAAGTGAGATGACAAAGGGAACATCATTTGGGAAGCATTGTGACAAGATGCACACGATGTGCTGCTACTGTGGCTCCAAGGCCTGCCACCTGCAGAAGGACACCTGTGCCAAGCACTAGAGAAAGGATAACTGAAGTGCCAAGGCCAAGAGGAGGAACACAGCCAGGACCAATCACACGAGGCAACTGAAAATTGTGTACCTCAGTCTCAGGCATGGACTTCATGAGGGAACAATGCTCAAACCCAACGGAGCAGCTGTTGCAGCATCTAGTTCATCTGAAGGATTTCAGCAAGTTTTGTGAATAAATGCTctggtttaaaaacaaaaatacttttttttttttttttgccttttgggtcacacctggagatgcacagggtttactcctggctctgcactcagggattaattactcctagcggtgctcaggggaccatatgggatgctgggaatcgaacccgggtcgggtgcatgcaaggcaaacgccctacccgctgtgctactactCTAGCCCCCAACAAAAATACTTTTTGTAAGTAAATAGATTTCTTTAGGAAcacaagagagaaaggaaatcccattaagtaaaagaaaagaattaactgCCAGTAGGACTTGGCCTGCACGAAGCTGACACGGGCaccccctgtggttccctgagcctcaccaggagtgatctgtgatcccagagccaggagtcagccctgagcactgccagctgtggcacaaaaacaaaaacaaagaaagaaagggaaggaccTTAATTGGGTGTCTGTGATTCCAGAATGGGAGCATGTCTAGAAATGACTTCTTGTTTTGGTTTACTTTGTTTCGGTTTGAgtttgtgtcacacccaacagtCCTTGAGGGCTGTATTCAGTTCAGTGTTCTGAGTTGCTCCTGGTGcaactcagggaccatatatggcggCCACATGCAATGAAAGTACTTCCTGCTATACTCTCCCTCTCTGGTCTTTCA
Protein-coding regions in this window:
- the LOC129406106 gene encoding LOW QUALITY PROTEIN: 60S ribosomal protein L37-like (The sequence of the model RefSeq protein was modified relative to this genomic sequence to represent the inferred CDS: substituted 2 bases at 2 genomic stop codons) translates to MTKGTSFGKHCDKMHTMCCYCGSKACHLQKDTCAKHXRKDNXSAKAKRRNTARTNHTRQLKIVYLSLRHGLHEGTMLKPNGAAVAASSSSEGFQQVL